DNA sequence from the Streptomyces cinnabarinus genome:
CGCCTGGTCACCCCGCTGGAGCCGCTGGAGGCCACGACCACCTGGAGCTGGACCCGCCTCTAAGCTGTTCGGCATGACGGACGTACGTGGCGCGCTGCTGCAGCAGATCAAGGACAAGGCCGTGGTGCACGGCAAGGTGACCCTGTCGTCGGGTCTGGAGGCGGACTACTACGTCGATCTGCGGCGTATCACCCTCGACGGGGAAGCCGCGCCGCTGGTCGGCCAGGTGCTGCTCGACCTCACCGCCGACCTGGAGTTCGACGCGGTCGGCGGTCTGACCATGGGCGCCGACCCGGTCGCCGCGGCCATGCTGCACGCCGCCGCCGCGCGCGGCCGGAAGCTGGACGCCTTCGTCGTCCGCAAGGCCGCCAAGGCGCACGGCCTCCAGCGCCGCGTCGAGGGCCCGGACATCGCGGGCCGCCGGGTGCTGGTGGTCGAGGACACCTCCACGACCGGAGGCTCCCCGCTGACCGCCGTCGAGGCGGTGCGCGAGGCCGGCGCCGAGGTCGTGGCCGTCGCGACCATCGTCGACCGGGCGACCGGCGCCGCCGAGAAGATCGAGGCGGGCGCGGGAGTGCCGTACCGCTTCGCGTTCTCCAAGGACGAGCTCGGCCTCGACTGACAGCCGTTCCGAGGACAGCGTCTGAGACAGCTCTCGGAGCATCCCGGTTCGTCTGGAAAGATGGCCCCGACGTCGACGATGACGTCGCATCCCAGGTCTAGGTCAGGGCCGTAGTACGCAGAACGCAACCCGCACATCACAAGGAGCGGACAGATGCCCATCGCAACCCCCGAGGTCTACAACGAGATGCTCGACCGGGCGAAGGCAGGCAAGTTCGCCTACCCGGCCATCAATGTGACCTCCTCCCAGACCCTGCACGCTGCGCTGCGCGGCTTCGCGGAGGCCGAGAGCGACGGCATCGTCCAGATCTCCACCGGTGGCGCGGAGTTCCTCGGCGGTCAGCACAGCAAGGACATGGTCACCGGCGCCGTCGCCCTGGCCGAGTTCGCGCACATCGTCGCCGCGAAGTACGACGTCAACATCGCGCTGCACACCGACCACTGCCCCAAGGACAAGCTGGACGCCTACGTGCGCCCGCTGATCGCCGTGTCCGAGGAGCGCGTCAAGGCCGGCGGCAACCCGCTGTTCCAGTCGCACATGTGGGACGGCTCGGCCGAGACCCTCGCCGACAACCTGGCCATCGCCCAGGAGCTGCTGCCCCGTGCCGCCGCCGCCAAGATCATCCTTGAGGTGGAGATCACCCCGACCGGCGGCGAGGAGGACGGCGTCAGCCACGAGATCAACGATGAGCTGTACACGACCGTCGACGACGCGCTCCGCACCGCCGAGGCCCTGGGCCTGGGCGAGAAGGGCCGCTACCTGCTGGCCGCCTCCTTCGGCAACGTGCACGGCGTCTACAAGCCGGGCAACGTGGTCCTGCGCCCCGAGCTGCTGAAGGACCTCCAGCAGGGCGTGGGCGAGAAGTACGGCAAGGGGAGCCCGTTCGACTTCGTCTTCCACGGCGGCTCCGGCTCCACCGCCGAGGAGATCGCCACCGCGCTGGAGAACGGCGTCGTGAAGATGAACCTGGACACGGACACCCAGTACGCCTTCACGCGTCCGGTCGCCGCGCACATGTTCCAGAACTACGACGGCGTCCTGAAGGTCGACGGCGAGGTCGGCAACAAGAAGACCTACGACCCGCGCACCTGGGGCAAGCTGGCCGAGGCGAGCATGGCCGCGCGGGTCCTGGAGGCCTGCGGCCACCTGCGCTCGACGGGCACGAAGATCAAGTAGTCCCGTAGTGCACTCCTGAGCCCGGCGTCCGGCAGTCTCGACTGTCTACGGCGCCGGGCTCGCTGTATATCTGGTGCCATGCCCGACGTACGGCTCGCCTCCCCGCAGGGCCGCTGGATCCTGCTGACCACGATCCTCGGATCCAGCATGGCCCTGCTGGACTCCACCGTCGTCAACATTGCCCTGCCCGCCATCGGCCGCGACCTCGACGCGAACCTCTCCGCGCTCCAGTGGACGTCCAACGCCTACCTGGTCACCCTGGCCGGGCTGATCCTCCTCGGCGGCTCCCTGGGCGACCGCTACGGCCGCCGCAAGATCTTCGTCATCGGTGTGGTGTGGTTCGCCCTGGCCTCGCTGCTGTGCGGGATCGCCCCGAACGCCGAGGTCCTCATCGCCGCCCGTGCCCTGCAAGGGGTGGGCGGCGCGCTCCTCACGCCGGGGTCACTGGCGCTCATCCAGGCCTCCTTCCACCCCGACGACCGGGCGCGCGCGGTCGGCCTGTGGTCCGGGTTCGGCGGCATCGGGGCGGCCGTGGGGCCGTTCCTCGGCGGCTGGCTGGTGGACGGGCCCGGCTGGCGGTGGGTGTTCCTGCTGAACGTGCCGCTGGCGCTGGTCTGCGTGCCCATCGCGCTGCGCCATGTGCCCGAGTCCGGGGACGACACCGCGCACGGCCGCTTCGACGTCCTCGGCGCGGCCCTCGGGGCGCTGTCGCTCGCCCTGGTGACGTACGCGCTGATCGAGGCGGACTGGATCACCGCGGTCCTGGGCGCGGCCCTCGGCGTCGCCTTCGTGTACGTCGAGAAGCGGCGGCCGGACCCGATGATGCCGCTGGACATCTTCGCGTCCCGCCAGTTCACCGCGGTCAACCTGGTCACCCTGTGCGTGTACGCGGCCCTCGGCGGGTTCTTCTTCCTCGCCGTGATCCAGCTCCAGGTCGTCTCCGGCTACTCGGCCCTGGCCGCCGGTACGGCGCTGCTGCCGACGACCGTCCTGATGCTGCTGCTGTCGGCCCGCTCCGGCGCTCTCGCCGGCAGGATCGGCCCGCGCATCCCGCTCACCGTGGGACCGCTGGTGAGCGCGGCCGGGCTGCTGTTGATGCTGCGCGTCGGCCCGGACGCCGACTACGTCACCGATGTCCTGCCCGCCGTCCTGGTCTTCGGGTTCGGCCTGGTCACCCTGGTCGCCCCGCTGACGGCCACCGTCCTCGCCTCCGTGAACGTTGCGCGGGCGGGCCTGGCCAGCGGCATCAACAACGCGGCGGCCCGTGCCGCTGGCCTCGTCGCGGTCGCCGCGCTGCCGCTGCTGACCGGGATGGGCGAGGAGGCGTACCGCAACCCGGACGCCTTCGACAGCGCCTTCCAGGAGGCCATGCTGTGGTGCGCGGGCGTGCTGGTGGCGGGCTCGGTCCTGGCCTTCGCGACGGTACGCAGCCTGCCACCGGACTGCCGGAAGCCGGAGTGCCTTACGTACGGGGCGATCACGACGCCACCGCTGGAGGGGGAACCGGCGAAGAAGCGGCTCACCTAGCGCCCGGGAGGGGACCGGCCCGAGCGGCGCGTCGGGCGGCCGATACACCAGACTGGAACCATGACGATTCACGAGAACCTTCTCGGGGGACCGCCCCCGACCCACCTCCCCGACGATCCGGAGCCGCGTGAGCTCCTCGCGTCCGGTACGGCGCCCGCCGATGTCGCCGCGAAGTACCCGACGTCCTCGCTGGCCTGGGCACAGCTGGCCGACGACGCGTTCGAGCGGGGCAGCGTCGTGGAGTCGTACGCCTACGCCCGTACCGGCTACCACCGCGGCCTGGACGCGCTGCGCCGCAACGGCTGGAAGGGCCACGGCCCGGTGCCCTGGGAGCACGAGCCGAACCGCGGCTTCCTGCGCGCCCTGCACGCCCTCGCCCGCGCCGCGGGTTCGATCGGCGAGCAGGAGGAGTACGAGCGCTGCTCGCAGTTCCTGAAGGACTCCTCCCCGACGGCTGCGCAGACGCTCGGCTAGACCGTGTCTTGAGTGCGGGTCCGGCTGTGATCCAGTCGGGCCTTGCACTTTTCGGGGAGGACCCCGGAGGATTCGGGTGGGGACCGGGGCCCCCGTGTCGATAACGGCAGGGGCGGACCGCTACCCGGAGTACACAACAGGAGACAGCGATGTCCCACGAGGCTCACGAAACCCAGGAGCCCGAGACCCCGCATCTCGACTTCGCAGGCACGACGCCGTACGAGGACTACGTCAAGGCGGACGTGCTCACCCATCTCCAGCACACCCTCTCCGACGATCCCGGAGAGATGGTCTTCCTGGTCACCACCCAGGTCATGGAGCTGTGGTTCACCGTCGTCGTCCATGAGTGGGAGACCGCCGCGCACGCGCTGCGCGAGGACCGGGTGCCGGTCGCGATCGACGCGCTGAAGCGTTCGGTACGGGAGCTGGAGGCGCTGAACGCCTCCTGGAAGCCGCTCGGCCAGCTCACCCCGGCCCAGTTCAACTCCTACCGCTCCGCCCTCGGCGAGGGCTCCGGCTTCCAGTCGGCGATGTACCGGCGGATGGAGTTCCTGCTCGGCGAGAAGTCCGCGTCCATGCTCGTCCCGCACCGCGGCGCGCCCCGCGTCCACGCGGAACTGGAGAAGGCGCTGCACGAGCCGAGCCTGTACGACGAGGTGCTGCGGCTGCTGTCCCGGCGCGGGCACCCGATCCCCGCCTCCGTGCTGCACCGTGACGTCTCCGCGCGCTACGAGCCCTCCGACGCGGTCGAGGCCGCCTGGACGGCCGTCTACTCCGGTGACGCCGGGGACGAGGTCGCCCGGCTGGGCGAGGCGCTCACGGACGTCGGCGAGCTGGTGTGGCGCTGGCGCAACGACCACCTGGTCGCCACCCGCCGCGCGATGGGCTCCAAGGCGGGCACGGGCGGTTCGGCCGGGGTGGCCTGGCTGGAGAAGCGCGCCCGCAAGAACGTCTTCCCCGAGCTGTGGACGGCGAGGTCCCATGTCTGAGCTCAGGGTCCGGGCGGAGAAGCTCGACGCCGCGGACGAACTCAGCGCCAAGCGGGGCGAGTTCGTCCTCGACGAGGCCGTCTACCTCGACGGCAACTCGCTCGGCGCGCTCCCGGCGAACGTGCCGGACCGGGTCGCGGACGTGGTCCGGCGTCAGTGGGGCGCCCTGCGCATCCGGTCCTGGGAGGAGAGCGGCTGGTGGACCGCCCCCGAGCGGATCGGCGACCGGATCGCTCCGCTGGTCGGGGCCGCGCCGGGGCAGATCGTGGTCGGCGACTCGACAAGTGTCAATGTTTTCAAGGCACTTGTGGCGGCGGTAAGGGTGGCCGGGGAGGGTCGCGACGAGATCGTCGTGGACGCCACGACCTTCCCGACGGACGGATACATCGCGGCGTCGGCGGCCCGGATGACCGGCTGCACGCTGCGTCCGGTGGACCCGTCCGAGGTCCCCTCGGTCCTGGGTGACCGGACGGCCGCCGTCCTGCTCAACCACGTCGACTACCGCACCGGGCGGCTGCACGACCTGCCGTCGCTGACGGCCGCGGTGCACGCGGCGGGGGCGCCGGTGGTCTGGGACCTGTGCCACAGCGCGGGAGCCCTGCCGGTGGGCCTGGACCAGCACGGCGTCGACCTGGCGGTCGGCTGCACCTACAAGTACCTGAACGGGGGCCCGGGTTCACCGGCGTACCTCTACGTACGGGCGGATCTCCAGGACCGCTTCGACTCCCCGCTGCCGGGCTGGAACTCCCACGTGGACCCCTTCGGCATGCGCGGCGACTACGAACCGGCGGCGGGCGCCCCGCGCGGCCGTGTCGGCACGCCGGACATCCTCTCCATGCTCGCCCTGGAGGCGGCGCTGGAGGTCTGGGACGACGTCTCGGTGGAGTCGGTGCGCGCGAAGTCCCTGGCCCTGACGGACTTCTTCCTGGAGTGCGTCGAGGAGTACGTCCCCGGCGGCCGGGTGGAGTCCCTGACCCCGGTGGCGCACGGGGAGCGCGGCAGCCAGGTCGCGCTGCGCTGCGACGACGCGGCCACGGTGATGGAGCGGCTGATCGAGCGGGGAGTGGTGGGCGACTTCCGGTCCCCGGACGTCCTCCGCTTCGGCTTCACCCCGCTGTACGTCGGATTCGCGGACGTGGAGAGGGCGGCACGGACGCTGGCGGAGACGCTCGCCGGGTGACCCCTCGGTGGGCGCCGCCCGGCCGGCGCCCACCGCCCGCGCGGTACAGAACCGTTTACCCCTCACCCAGCGTGACATCCGCGTGTCCGCGCACGTCACCGGGCTGATACCGTCCCCGCCAACGGGCGCATCTCTTCACCTGGTCCGCCAATTGGATTTCATCGCTGAGAGGTTGGAGCATGCCGGACGACGCCGCCGCAGCCCGGTCCGCCGCTGAGGAGCAGTCGGCCTTCTCGCACCCGCCCGTCGAGCCCGACGCGAGCGCCGCGTACGGCGACCACCCCGACCAGGTGATCGACTTCTACGCCCCGCGCACCGAGACCGACCTCGCCCCTCTCGTGGTCGTCCTGCACGGCGGCGCCTGGCGCGCCCCGTACGACCGCCGCCACATCACCCCGTTCTGCGACTTCCTGGCCCGCCGGGGCTTCGCCGTGGCCAATGTCGAGTACCGCAAGGGAGCGGAGGGCACGAAGGACGTGGCCGGCCGCTGGCCCGACACCCTCGACGACGTGGCCGCCGCGCTGGCCGCGCTGCCCGCGCTGACCAGGACGCACCTCCCGCAGGCCGACCCCCGGCGCACCGTCGTCACCGGTCACTCCGCCGGCGGTCAGCTCGCGCTGTGGGCGGCCGCCCGCCATGTGCTGCCCGCCGACGCGCCCTGGCGCACCGACGGCCCCGCCCCGCTGCGCGGTGTCGTCGCGCTCGCCCCGATCGCCGACTTCCTGGTCGCCGACAAGCTGGACGTCTGCGGTGGCGCGGCACGTCAACTCCTGGGCGGCGACGAGCACTTCGCCGAGCGGCGGCCGTACGCCGACCCCGCGCTGCTGCTGCCCACCGGTATCGCCACCACCCTCGTGCAGGGCCGCACCGACGTGGATGTGCCGCAGGCGGTCGCCGAGGCGTACGCGGACGCGGCGGCGAAGGCGGGTGAGGTGGTCGGGCTGACGCTGCTGGAGGACGTGGGCCACTTCCCGCTGATCGACCCGGTGGCCGACGCGTGCGCGGTGGTGGCGGAGGAGATCGCCCAGCTCGCCTGGTGACGGGTGCCCCCGGTGCCGTGGCCGCCGTAGTACTTGAGACGGACCCCGAAGGACCCTTCTCGCAGGTGACGACGGCGACCCGGGCCTGCGCCTACCGTGCTGTACGTGACCGAGACGACCAGCAAGACCCTCAGCCCGGAGTTCCGGCTGGCCGCTGACGCCCTGCGCGGGCTGCGGCAGGACCTGTTCCACGACGCCTTCGCCTACCGGCCGCTGCCCCGGCTGCGCACCGACGGCCCGCTGGTCCGGCTGCTGCCCGCCCGGATGCGGGAGTACGCGGCCTGGACCCCGCACGCGCTGATCGCGGTGGCCGCCCTTTTCGCGGTGATCGCCGCGAACGAGGACAGCCAGACCGCGCTCACGCTGGCCGGTCCGCTCTGCGCGATCCCCGTCCTGCTGGTCATGGTGCGGCCCATCGGAGCGTTCTGGCTGTCCATGGCCGCCACTCCGGTCGTCGGAGTCCTCGGCGGCGCCTGGAGCGAGTGGCCGTGGATGGCCGGGGCCGTCGTCAGCCATCTGACGGTGCTGACGGTGGTCGCGGTGCGCACCAGGCCGCGCACCGCGCTGTGGATGTGGCTGCTGACCGGGGCGTACGGCCTGGTGTCGGAGGCCGGGTTCGGCCGCGGCTACTACTACGGCTCCAACACCGGCCCGATGATGACGATCTCCGCGCTGATCCTGCTCTGCGTCGCCGTCTGGCACATCCGCCGTGAGGCGAAGCAGGAGGTGACCGCGCAGGCGACGGTGACCGCGCAGGAGCGGTCGAAGCGGACCCTGCTGGAGGAGCGCTCCACGATCGCCCGTGAGCTGCACGACGTGGTCGCCCACCACATGTCGGTCGTCGCCATCCAGGCGGAGGCCGCGCCCTACCGGGTGGAGAACCCGCCGGAGGAACTGGAGCGGGCCTTCGCCACCATTCGGGAGAACGCGGTGGCGGCGCTGACCGAACTGCGCCGGGTCCTGGGCGTCGTACGTGCCGAGGACTATGAGGCCCCGGACGCCCCGCAGCCCACGCTCGGCGACCTCGACGCGCTGCTCGCCAATGTGCGCGACGCCGGGCTGAGCGTCGACAAGACGGTGACCGGAGCGGTGCGCGAACTGCCGCAGGGCGTCGAGCTGTCGGCGTACCGAATAGTCCAGGAGGCCCTGAGCAACACCCTGCGGCACGCGCCCGGCGCGGAGGCGAAGGTGGAGATCGGCTACGTCCTGGGCGGCCTGGGCCTGCGTATCGTCAACACCCCGCCGCCGGCACCTGCGTTGATCAAGCCCTCGCCCGGCGCGGGACACGGCATCACCGGCATGCGGGAGCGGGTGACCATGCTGAACGGCGAGATGACGGCCGGAGCGACGGACGAAGGCGGTTACGAGGTGGCGGTGTTCCTCCCGGTGCCGCACCTGGGCGACGTCGCGGGTGACGAGGCATGACGATCCGCGTCCTGATCGCCGACGACCAGATGATGGTCCGCGAGGGCTTCTCGGTGCTGCTGAACGCGATGCCGGACATCGAGGTCGTCGGCGAGGCGGTGAACGGCCGTGAGGCGGTGGCGAAGGTTCGCGAACTCGCCCCCGACGTCGTCCTGATGGACATCCGCATGCCTGAGCTGAACGGCATCGAGGCGACCCGGGAGATCGTGGCGGCGGACGGCACGGCGAGGGTGCTGGTCCTGACCACCTTCGACCTCGACGAGTACGTCTACCAGGCGCTGCGCGCCGGGGCCTCCGGCTTCCTGCTCAAGGACGCCTCGGCGCGCCAACTGGCGGACGGGGTGCGGGTGGTGGCCTCCGGCGAGGCACTCCTCGCCCCCTCGGTCACCCGCCGCCTGATCACGGAGTTCTCCAAACTGTCCGAGGCTCCGAGGGCGTTCACCGGAGCCCACGCGGCCTACGGCGACCTCACCGAGCGCGAGACGGAGGTGCTGGTGCTGATCGCCCAGGGCCTGTCCAACGCGGAGATCGCCGGGCGCCTGGTGGTGGCGGAGTCGACGATCAAGACCCACGTCAGCCGGATCCTGGTGAAACTGGGCCTCAGGGACCGCACCCAGGCCGCGGTGTTCGCGTACGAGGCACGGCTGGTGACGCCGGGCTGATCAGGCGAACAGGGCGGCGGGGATCATCGCGAGGATGAGCAGGAGCATGAGTCCGCCGAGACCGCCGAAGAGGATCAGCGGGAGCAGCATGATCCCCCGGCCGATGAGCAGACTCCGCTCGGTGCCGCTGAAGGGGTCGCGGGGGTCGTAGACGACCTCGATCGTGTCCCCGCGGTAACCGGGGGGCGTGTAGCCGTACTGCTTGCCGTTGAGGTCGGTGAACGCGTACACGTGCATCCCGTCGTGGTAGCCGTCGTACCGCGCGAGCACCGTGACACCGTGCTTGGGCAGCCGCCACACCGGCTTGCCGAACGGGGTCAGGCGCACCCCGATGTGGACGCAGACTCCGCCGAGGAAGCCGCAGATCCACACCAGGAAGATCATCTCGGCGTCTTCGGTGAGCGTGAGCAGCACGGTCTCCCCGGCCAGCACGAGGATCAGCGCCAGCCAGCCGAGCCGGATCGCCCGCCGCTGTCCGATCTGTCGGTTCTCGTCGTGCAGGGTCCGGACGGTGACGAGGGCGGAGCCGTCGGCGGCGGGCTCGGGGACGCCGGACAGCGCGGTGGTGACGGCGTCGGTGAAGGCCCGGCCCGCGTCCTCGCCGACGTCCTCGATCCGGTGGACGGCCGGGCGGCCGCCGGGCGGGGCCGTCAGCTCCACCTCCACCACCCGGCCGGCGCTGTGGACGCGGGCGACGGCGGCCAGGGGTATGCGGTGTTCCTTGTCCCGTCGGCGCAGGACCAACGCCGAGCCGTCGAACTGGAGTTGGGTGTCCCTGCGGCCCCGGAGGACGGGGACGGACGGTGGCATGATCGACATGGCGTGATCGTAGAGGTTGGGTGAAGATCTGACACCCCTGGTCAGACGGGGGGATCCCGGGCTAGCGTCCGTTCATGGGAGCCTTCGATCCATGGGACCCGGCGTTCCTCGCCGACCCCTACCCCGCCTACGCCGAGCTGCGTACCCAGGGCCGTGTGCGCTATTTCGAGCCGACGAACCAGTGGCTGGTGCCGCACCACGCCGACGTCTCGGCGCTGCTGCGGGACCGCCGCCTCGGGCGGACGTACCAGCACCGGTTCACGCACGAGGAGTTCGGGCGGACGGCCCCTCCCGCGGAGCACGAGCCGTTCCACACCCTGAACGACCACGGGATGCTGGACCTCGAACCGCCGGACCACACCAGGATCCGGCGCCTGGTCTCCAAGGCGTTCACCCCGAGGACGGTCGAGCGGCTCAAGCCGTACGTCGCACGGCTGGCCGGGGAACTGGTGGACGGCCTGGTCGACGCAGGCGGCGGCGATCTGCTCACCGATGTCGCCGAGCCGCTGCCGGTCGCGGTGATCGCCGAGATGCTGGGCATCCCGGAGGCGGACCGGGCACCCCTGCGGCCCTGGTCGGCGGACATCTGCGGCATGTACGAGCTGAACCCGCCGGAGGAGACGGCCCGGAAGGCGGTACGGGCCTCCGTCGAGTTCTCGGAGTACCTGCGGGAGCTGATCGCCGAGCGCCGCAAGGAGCCGGGGGAGGACCTGATCTCCGGTCTCATCGCGGCGCACGACGAGGGCGACCGCCTCACGGAACAGGAGATGATCTCCACCTGTGTCCTGCTCCTGAACGCGGGGCACGAGGCGACGGTGAACTCCACGGTCAACGGCTGGTACGCCCTGTTCCGCAACCCGGACCAGCTGGCCGCCCTGCGCGCGGACCACACCTTGGTCCCGGCCGCGATCGAGGAACTGATGCGCTACGACACCCCGCTCCAGCTCTTCGAGCGCTGGGTGCTGGACGAGATCGAGATCGACGGCACGACGATCCCGCGCGGCGCGGAGATCGCGATGCTCTTCGGCTCGGCGAACCACGACCCCGAGGTGTTCGCGAACCCCGAGCGCCTCGACCTCACCCGCCAGGAGAACCCGCACATCTCCTTCAGCGCCGGCATCCACTACTGCATCGGCGCCCCCCTGGCCCGTATCGAACTGGCGGCCTCGATGACGGCGCTGCTGGAACGGGCCCCGGCCCTGAGTCTCGCGGAGGATCCGCGGCGGAAGCCGAACTTCGTGATCCGGGGCCTGGAAGGGCTCAGCGTCGCGGTCTGAGCCGCCGGGCCAGAGCCCACAGCCCAAGAGCGAGGGCGGTGCCCCCGAGCACCGCCAAGGGCAGCTCGGCGTACAGCACCCTCCAGTCGGGCGCCTGCTCGAACCGCCAGAACCGCCCCCGGACATCGACGGCCCACACCGCGAGCCCGGCGCCCGCCCCGAGAGCGCCGATCAGACAACCCCCGGCGGCCTGCATGCGTTCTCCCATGCCCGGGACGGACGCGTGCGGGGCCGTCGGAGGTTCCGGGCGCCGTCGGCCCTACGTCGTCATGTCCCGCCGCCGCAGCCCCGCCAGTCCTGCGGCGACGAGCAGTGCGGCCAGCGCCAGCAGCGCCAGTACCGGGCCCCACGCCATCTCCCCGCCCGGCAGCTTGGGGAGGTGGGCGAAGGGGGAGAGGTCCAGGACGGCCTGCGGGGCGTCCAGGGCCGGGCCCACCCAGCCGATCAGCAGGACCGCGGCCGCCACCGCCCATGCCGCCATCGCGGCCCGCGGCAGGGCGCCGTGGAGGAGGACCGCGATGCCGCCGATCAGCCATACCGCCGGGAGCTGGATGAGGCAGGCGGCCAGGATCGCGGGGATCTGCTCGCCGTAGCCCGCGGCGAAGCCCAGGCCCGCCAGGAGCATGATCCAGGCCGATCCCGCGAAGGCGATGAGGAGGTGGCCGGCGGACCAGCGCAGGCGGCTCACCGCGTTCGCCAGGAGCGGCTCCGCCCGCATCGAGGTCTCCTCGCCGTGCAGGCGCAGGACCGAGGAGACCACGTACAGGGACGCGATCAGGCCCAGCATGCCGATCATCGAGGCGAGGAAGGCGTCCGTCAGGCCGCTCCGGCCGCCCATGCGCTCGAAGATCTCGCGGGCGTTCTCGTTGTCGCCCACTAGGTCCGTCACACCGTCCGTGAGGCCGCCGTAGACGACCCCGGCGAGGAAGAAGCCGATGCTCCAGCCGAGCACGCCGCCCCGCTGGAGTCGCCAGGCGAGGGCGGTGGTCGTGGCGAGGCGGCCCTCGGCGGGGCCGGGGCGGGACGGGAAGAAGCTCATGCCGACGTCCCGGCGGCCCGCAAGGGCGTAGGCGAGCGCCGCCTGGGCCGCCGTCGCTGCCGCGAACAGGAGCAGGACCCACCAGCGTTCGTCCGCGAAGGCCCGCAGGTTCGACAGCCAGCCCAGGGGTGAGGCCCAGGTCAGTGGCGACGAGCCGTCGTCCGAGGCCGAGTCGCCCGCCGCGCGCAGGACGAAGGCCGCGCCCAGCAGGCCCGCCGTCAGACCCCGGGCCAGCCGTGCGCTCTCCGTGAACTGCGCGACGATCGCCGCCAGCGTCGCGAAGACCATGCCGACCCCGGCGAGGCCGAGCCCGAAGGCCAGCGCCCCGGCCGCGCCCTGCCCGGCGAGGCCGACCGCGACCAGCAGCGCCAGTACGGCGTTTGCGACGCCCGCCGCCAGCAGCGACGCCGTCAGGGAGGCCCGGCGGCCCACCGTCCCGGACGCCACCAGCTCCTGCCGCCCGCTCTCCTCCTCGTCCCGCGTGTGCCGTACGACGACCAGCAGGCTGACGACGGCCGCGAGGGCGCCCGCGTACACGCCGACCCGCCAGGTCGTCAGCGCGCCGGTCGAGTCGTCGAAGACCGGGCCGATCAGGGCGCGGAAGGAGGCGTTGGAGGCGGTGTCCGCGACGAGTTTCGCGCGGTCCGCGTCCGTCGCGTACACGCCCTCCAGCGTGCCCGGCATCGACAGGATCATCAGGGCGTTCACCGCCACCCAGACCGGGATCATCAGCCGGTCCCGGCGCAGCGCGAACCGCAACAGCGTCCCGGTGCCCGCCAGTTCGGCGGTGGCCGTGGTCATCGGTCCGCCTCCTGGTATTGCCGCAGGAACAGCTCCTCCAGGGTGGGCGGGGTGGAGGTCAGCGAGCGGACCCCGGACTGCGCGAACGACTTCAGCACGGCGTCCAGCTGGTCCGTGTCGACCTGGAGCCGGACGCGGTGGCCCTGGATGTCGAGGTCGTGCACGCCGGGCAGGTGTGCCAACCCGTTGGGCGGGCCCGCGAGTTCGGCCGCGACGCTGGTCCGGGTGAGGTGCCGCAGATCGGCGAGGGACCCGGTCTCGACCGTACGGCCCTTGCGGATGATGCTCACCCGGTCGCAGAGCTGCTCCACCTCGCTGAGGATGTGCGAGGAGAGCAGGATCGTCCGGCCCTGCTCCCGGGCCTCCTCCACACAGCGCTGGAAGACCTCCTCCATCAGCGGGTCGAGGCCCGACGTGGGCTCGTCGAGGATCAGCAGGTCCACGTCCGAGGCGAAGGCCGCGACCAGGGCGACCTTCTGGCGGTTGCCCTTGGAGTAGGTGCGGCCCTTCTTGGTGGGGTCCAGCTCGAAGCGCTCGGTCAGTTCGGCGCGCCGGCGGGCGTCCAGGCCGCCGCGCAGACGGCCGTACAGGTCGATGACCTCGCCGCCGGAGAGGTTGCGCCACAGGGTGACGTCGCCGGGGACGTAGGCGATCCGCCGGTGCGCCTCCACCGCGTCCGCCCAGGGGTCGAGGCCGAGGATCTGAGCGGCGCCGG
Encoded proteins:
- a CDS encoding alpha/beta hydrolase, which translates into the protein MPDDAAAARSAAEEQSAFSHPPVEPDASAAYGDHPDQVIDFYAPRTETDLAPLVVVLHGGAWRAPYDRRHITPFCDFLARRGFAVANVEYRKGAEGTKDVAGRWPDTLDDVAAALAALPALTRTHLPQADPRRTVVTGHSAGGQLALWAAARHVLPADAPWRTDGPAPLRGVVALAPIADFLVADKLDVCGGAARQLLGGDEHFAERRPYADPALLLPTGIATTLVQGRTDVDVPQAVAEAYADAAAKAGEVVGLTLLEDVGHFPLIDPVADACAVVAEEIAQLAW
- a CDS encoding sensor histidine kinase; the protein is MLYVTETTSKTLSPEFRLAADALRGLRQDLFHDAFAYRPLPRLRTDGPLVRLLPARMREYAAWTPHALIAVAALFAVIAANEDSQTALTLAGPLCAIPVLLVMVRPIGAFWLSMAATPVVGVLGGAWSEWPWMAGAVVSHLTVLTVVAVRTRPRTALWMWLLTGAYGLVSEAGFGRGYYYGSNTGPMMTISALILLCVAVWHIRREAKQEVTAQATVTAQERSKRTLLEERSTIARELHDVVAHHMSVVAIQAEAAPYRVENPPEELERAFATIRENAVAALTELRRVLGVVRAEDYEAPDAPQPTLGDLDALLANVRDAGLSVDKTVTGAVRELPQGVELSAYRIVQEALSNTLRHAPGAEAKVEIGYVLGGLGLRIVNTPPPAPALIKPSPGAGHGITGMRERVTMLNGEMTAGATDEGGYEVAVFLPVPHLGDVAGDEA
- a CDS encoding response regulator, whose translation is MTIRVLIADDQMMVREGFSVLLNAMPDIEVVGEAVNGREAVAKVRELAPDVVLMDIRMPELNGIEATREIVAADGTARVLVLTTFDLDEYVYQALRAGASGFLLKDASARQLADGVRVVASGEALLAPSVTRRLITEFSKLSEAPRAFTGAHAAYGDLTERETEVLVLIAQGLSNAEIAGRLVVAESTIKTHVSRILVKLGLRDRTQAAVFAYEARLVTPG
- a CDS encoding cytochrome P450, which gives rise to MGAFDPWDPAFLADPYPAYAELRTQGRVRYFEPTNQWLVPHHADVSALLRDRRLGRTYQHRFTHEEFGRTAPPAEHEPFHTLNDHGMLDLEPPDHTRIRRLVSKAFTPRTVERLKPYVARLAGELVDGLVDAGGGDLLTDVAEPLPVAVIAEMLGIPEADRAPLRPWSADICGMYELNPPEETARKAVRASVEFSEYLRELIAERRKEPGEDLISGLIAAHDEGDRLTEQEMISTCVLLLNAGHEATVNSTVNGWYALFRNPDQLAALRADHTLVPAAIEELMRYDTPLQLFERWVLDEIEIDGTTIPRGAEIAMLFGSANHDPEVFANPERLDLTRQENPHISFSAGIHYCIGAPLARIELAASMTALLERAPALSLAEDPRRKPNFVIRGLEGLSVAV
- a CDS encoding ABC transporter permease, with translation MTTATAELAGTGTLLRFALRRDRLMIPVWVAVNALMILSMPGTLEGVYATDADRAKLVADTASNASFRALIGPVFDDSTGALTTWRVGVYAGALAAVVSLLVVVRHTRDEEESGRQELVASGTVGRRASLTASLLAAGVANAVLALLVAVGLAGQGAAGALAFGLGLAGVGMVFATLAAIVAQFTESARLARGLTAGLLGAAFVLRAAGDSASDDGSSPLTWASPLGWLSNLRAFADERWWVLLLFAAATAAQAALAYALAGRRDVGMSFFPSRPGPAEGRLATTTALAWRLQRGGVLGWSIGFFLAGVVYGGLTDGVTDLVGDNENAREIFERMGGRSGLTDAFLASMIGMLGLIASLYVVSSVLRLHGEETSMRAEPLLANAVSRLRWSAGHLLIAFAGSAWIMLLAGLGFAAGYGEQIPAILAACLIQLPAVWLIGGIAVLLHGALPRAAMAAWAVAAAVLLIGWVGPALDAPQAVLDLSPFAHLPKLPGGEMAWGPVLALLALAALLVAAGLAGLRRRDMTT